Proteins encoded by one window of Antechinus flavipes isolate AdamAnt ecotype Samford, QLD, Australia chromosome 4, AdamAnt_v2, whole genome shotgun sequence:
- the TP53I13 gene encoding tumor protein p53-inducible protein 13 isoform X1, translating into MGAPRWLQPLSPPPPPLLLLLLLLPALLCGTARGLRTVPTELAQDRVRCPGELWPLPQEVSPRVTKIWIGPGQGRNITFLYHPCVHPWLKLQFALLARACVPRPKLIPHAGLTQQRPLVLAAWGTSLEMARVEPAWAAQWLKKRRRRGKRRAWPLPSNAPWLHWAELTLGKGGLCPRGSVQALATAFALRSWRPPGERIKSWGPEYILGAKRRGLRAALGSLPAAPATRAPPHSSGLRRPVTHSPGEAGDSPVMASPRREGESNESRAGHGSPGGCVCPGQLPPAPRAAPSRPARAPTPRTEEAAWAATALTFLLVLLTLATLCTRLHRNFRRGESIYWGPPADSQDTVAAVLKRRLQAAGPRRPKRSRRRPLLPPGPDPEGGGLGPDCVSSDSDSSSA; encoded by the exons ATGGGGGCGCCCCGCTGGCTGCAGCCGCTatccccgccgccgccgccactactgttgcttctgctgctgctgccggCGCTGCTCTGCGGGACAGCGCGCGGTCTCAGGACG GTCCCGACTGAGCTGGCCCAGGACAGGGTCCGATGCCCTGGAGAGCTGTGGCCTCTGCCCCAAGAG GTGTCTCCAAGAGTAACCAAGATTTGGATTGGCCCAGGGCAG GGCAGAAACATTACTTTCCTGTACCACCCCTGTGTCCACCCCTGGCTGAAACTCCAGTTTGCCCTTCTGGCCCGCGCCTGTGTACCCCGACCCAAACTGATCCCTCATGCGGGCCTCACTCAGCAACGG CCTCTCGTTCTGGCTGCATGGGGGACATCGCTTGAGATGGCCAGAGTAGAGCCAGCCTGGGCAGCCCAGTGgctgaagaagaggaggagaagggggaaaaggagagctTGGCCCCTCCCTTCCAATGCCCCCTGGCTTCACTGGGCAGAGCTCACCCTAGGCAAGGGTGGCCTGTGCCCAAGAGGGAGTGTGCAG GCCCTGGCTACAGCCTTTGCCCTGCGGAGCTGGCGCCCCCCTGGGGAAAGGATTAAGTCCTGGGGTCCAGAGTACATTCTTGGAGCCAAGAGGAGGGGACTTCGAGCTGCCCTTGGTTCTCTGCCCGCAGCCCCTGCTACCAGGGCCCCTCCGCACTCTTCAGGGCTCCGCAGGCCCGTCACACACAGCCCAGGGGAGGCCGGGGATAGCCCCGTGATGGCCAGTCCtcggagagagggagagagcaatGAGTCCCGAGCAGGCCATGGAAGCCCCGGGGGTTGCGTCTGCCCGGGGCAGCTCCCTCCGGCTCCCCGGGCAGCCCCTTCCCGGCCGGCCCGGGCTCCCACTCCACGCACAGAGGAGGCTGCGTGGGCAGCCACGGCTTTGACTTTCCTGCTGGTGCTTCTCACGCTGGCCACGCTCTGCACACGGCTGCACCGAAACTTCCGTCGAGGGGAGAGTATCTACTGGGGGCCGCCGGCGGACAGCCAGGACACGGTGGCAG CCGTGCTGAAGCGGAGACTGCAGGCCGCCGGCCCCCGAAGACCCAAGCGCTCCCGTCGGAGACCCCTTCTCCCGCCGGGCCCCGACCCGGAAGGAGGCGGCCTGGGCCCGGACTGCGTAAGCAGTGACAGTGACAGCTCCTCGGCCTGA
- the TP53I13 gene encoding tumor protein p53-inducible protein 13 isoform X5 has translation MGRNITFLYHPCVHPWLKLQFALLARACVPRPKLIPHAGLTQQRPLVLAAWGTSLEMARVEPAWAAQWLKKRRRRGKRRAWPLPSNAPWLHWAELTLGKGGLCPRGSVQALATAFALRSWRPPGERIKSWGPEYILGAKRRGLRAALGSLPAAPATRAPPHSSGLRRPVTHSPGEAGDSPVMASPRREGESNESRAGHGSPGGCVCPGQLPPAPRAAPSRPARAPTPRTEEAAWAATALTFLLVLLTLATLCTRLHRNFRRGESIYWGPPADSQDTVAAVLKRRLQAAGPRRPKRSRRRPLLPPGPDPEGGGLGPDCVSSDSDSSSA, from the exons ATG GGCAGAAACATTACTTTCCTGTACCACCCCTGTGTCCACCCCTGGCTGAAACTCCAGTTTGCCCTTCTGGCCCGCGCCTGTGTACCCCGACCCAAACTGATCCCTCATGCGGGCCTCACTCAGCAACGG CCTCTCGTTCTGGCTGCATGGGGGACATCGCTTGAGATGGCCAGAGTAGAGCCAGCCTGGGCAGCCCAGTGgctgaagaagaggaggagaagggggaaaaggagagctTGGCCCCTCCCTTCCAATGCCCCCTGGCTTCACTGGGCAGAGCTCACCCTAGGCAAGGGTGGCCTGTGCCCAAGAGGGAGTGTGCAG GCCCTGGCTACAGCCTTTGCCCTGCGGAGCTGGCGCCCCCCTGGGGAAAGGATTAAGTCCTGGGGTCCAGAGTACATTCTTGGAGCCAAGAGGAGGGGACTTCGAGCTGCCCTTGGTTCTCTGCCCGCAGCCCCTGCTACCAGGGCCCCTCCGCACTCTTCAGGGCTCCGCAGGCCCGTCACACACAGCCCAGGGGAGGCCGGGGATAGCCCCGTGATGGCCAGTCCtcggagagagggagagagcaatGAGTCCCGAGCAGGCCATGGAAGCCCCGGGGGTTGCGTCTGCCCGGGGCAGCTCCCTCCGGCTCCCCGGGCAGCCCCTTCCCGGCCGGCCCGGGCTCCCACTCCACGCACAGAGGAGGCTGCGTGGGCAGCCACGGCTTTGACTTTCCTGCTGGTGCTTCTCACGCTGGCCACGCTCTGCACACGGCTGCACCGAAACTTCCGTCGAGGGGAGAGTATCTACTGGGGGCCGCCGGCGGACAGCCAGGACACGGTGGCAG CCGTGCTGAAGCGGAGACTGCAGGCCGCCGGCCCCCGAAGACCCAAGCGCTCCCGTCGGAGACCCCTTCTCCCGCCGGGCCCCGACCCGGAAGGAGGCGGCCTGGGCCCGGACTGCGTAAGCAGTGACAGTGACAGCTCCTCGGCCTGA
- the TP53I13 gene encoding tumor protein p53-inducible protein 13 isoform X3 yields MGAPRWLQPLSPPPPPLLLLLLLLPALLCGTARGLRTGRNITFLYHPCVHPWLKLQFALLARACVPRPKLIPHAGLTQQRPLVLAAWGTSLEMARVEPAWAAQWLKKRRRRGKRRAWPLPSNAPWLHWAELTLGKGGLCPRGSVQALATAFALRSWRPPGERIKSWGPEYILGAKRRGLRAALGSLPAAPATRAPPHSSGLRRPVTHSPGEAGDSPVMASPRREGESNESRAGHGSPGGCVCPGQLPPAPRAAPSRPARAPTPRTEEAAWAATALTFLLVLLTLATLCTRLHRNFRRGESIYWGPPADSQDTVAAVLKRRLQAAGPRRPKRSRRRPLLPPGPDPEGGGLGPDCVSSDSDSSSA; encoded by the exons ATGGGGGCGCCCCGCTGGCTGCAGCCGCTatccccgccgccgccgccactactgttgcttctgctgctgctgccggCGCTGCTCTGCGGGACAGCGCGCGGTCTCAGGACG GGCAGAAACATTACTTTCCTGTACCACCCCTGTGTCCACCCCTGGCTGAAACTCCAGTTTGCCCTTCTGGCCCGCGCCTGTGTACCCCGACCCAAACTGATCCCTCATGCGGGCCTCACTCAGCAACGG CCTCTCGTTCTGGCTGCATGGGGGACATCGCTTGAGATGGCCAGAGTAGAGCCAGCCTGGGCAGCCCAGTGgctgaagaagaggaggagaagggggaaaaggagagctTGGCCCCTCCCTTCCAATGCCCCCTGGCTTCACTGGGCAGAGCTCACCCTAGGCAAGGGTGGCCTGTGCCCAAGAGGGAGTGTGCAG GCCCTGGCTACAGCCTTTGCCCTGCGGAGCTGGCGCCCCCCTGGGGAAAGGATTAAGTCCTGGGGTCCAGAGTACATTCTTGGAGCCAAGAGGAGGGGACTTCGAGCTGCCCTTGGTTCTCTGCCCGCAGCCCCTGCTACCAGGGCCCCTCCGCACTCTTCAGGGCTCCGCAGGCCCGTCACACACAGCCCAGGGGAGGCCGGGGATAGCCCCGTGATGGCCAGTCCtcggagagagggagagagcaatGAGTCCCGAGCAGGCCATGGAAGCCCCGGGGGTTGCGTCTGCCCGGGGCAGCTCCCTCCGGCTCCCCGGGCAGCCCCTTCCCGGCCGGCCCGGGCTCCCACTCCACGCACAGAGGAGGCTGCGTGGGCAGCCACGGCTTTGACTTTCCTGCTGGTGCTTCTCACGCTGGCCACGCTCTGCACACGGCTGCACCGAAACTTCCGTCGAGGGGAGAGTATCTACTGGGGGCCGCCGGCGGACAGCCAGGACACGGTGGCAG CCGTGCTGAAGCGGAGACTGCAGGCCGCCGGCCCCCGAAGACCCAAGCGCTCCCGTCGGAGACCCCTTCTCCCGCCGGGCCCCGACCCGGAAGGAGGCGGCCTGGGCCCGGACTGCGTAAGCAGTGACAGTGACAGCTCCTCGGCCTGA
- the TP53I13 gene encoding tumor protein p53-inducible protein 13 isoform X2, which produces MGAPRWLQPLSPPPPPLLLLLLLLPALLCGTARGLRTVPTELAQDRVRCPGELWPLPQEGRNITFLYHPCVHPWLKLQFALLARACVPRPKLIPHAGLTQQRPLVLAAWGTSLEMARVEPAWAAQWLKKRRRRGKRRAWPLPSNAPWLHWAELTLGKGGLCPRGSVQALATAFALRSWRPPGERIKSWGPEYILGAKRRGLRAALGSLPAAPATRAPPHSSGLRRPVTHSPGEAGDSPVMASPRREGESNESRAGHGSPGGCVCPGQLPPAPRAAPSRPARAPTPRTEEAAWAATALTFLLVLLTLATLCTRLHRNFRRGESIYWGPPADSQDTVAAVLKRRLQAAGPRRPKRSRRRPLLPPGPDPEGGGLGPDCVSSDSDSSSA; this is translated from the exons ATGGGGGCGCCCCGCTGGCTGCAGCCGCTatccccgccgccgccgccactactgttgcttctgctgctgctgccggCGCTGCTCTGCGGGACAGCGCGCGGTCTCAGGACG GTCCCGACTGAGCTGGCCCAGGACAGGGTCCGATGCCCTGGAGAGCTGTGGCCTCTGCCCCAAGAG GGCAGAAACATTACTTTCCTGTACCACCCCTGTGTCCACCCCTGGCTGAAACTCCAGTTTGCCCTTCTGGCCCGCGCCTGTGTACCCCGACCCAAACTGATCCCTCATGCGGGCCTCACTCAGCAACGG CCTCTCGTTCTGGCTGCATGGGGGACATCGCTTGAGATGGCCAGAGTAGAGCCAGCCTGGGCAGCCCAGTGgctgaagaagaggaggagaagggggaaaaggagagctTGGCCCCTCCCTTCCAATGCCCCCTGGCTTCACTGGGCAGAGCTCACCCTAGGCAAGGGTGGCCTGTGCCCAAGAGGGAGTGTGCAG GCCCTGGCTACAGCCTTTGCCCTGCGGAGCTGGCGCCCCCCTGGGGAAAGGATTAAGTCCTGGGGTCCAGAGTACATTCTTGGAGCCAAGAGGAGGGGACTTCGAGCTGCCCTTGGTTCTCTGCCCGCAGCCCCTGCTACCAGGGCCCCTCCGCACTCTTCAGGGCTCCGCAGGCCCGTCACACACAGCCCAGGGGAGGCCGGGGATAGCCCCGTGATGGCCAGTCCtcggagagagggagagagcaatGAGTCCCGAGCAGGCCATGGAAGCCCCGGGGGTTGCGTCTGCCCGGGGCAGCTCCCTCCGGCTCCCCGGGCAGCCCCTTCCCGGCCGGCCCGGGCTCCCACTCCACGCACAGAGGAGGCTGCGTGGGCAGCCACGGCTTTGACTTTCCTGCTGGTGCTTCTCACGCTGGCCACGCTCTGCACACGGCTGCACCGAAACTTCCGTCGAGGGGAGAGTATCTACTGGGGGCCGCCGGCGGACAGCCAGGACACGGTGGCAG CCGTGCTGAAGCGGAGACTGCAGGCCGCCGGCCCCCGAAGACCCAAGCGCTCCCGTCGGAGACCCCTTCTCCCGCCGGGCCCCGACCCGGAAGGAGGCGGCCTGGGCCCGGACTGCGTAAGCAGTGACAGTGACAGCTCCTCGGCCTGA
- the TP53I13 gene encoding tumor protein p53-inducible protein 13 isoform X4 produces the protein MDLNGRNITFLYHPCVHPWLKLQFALLARACVPRPKLIPHAGLTQQRPLVLAAWGTSLEMARVEPAWAAQWLKKRRRRGKRRAWPLPSNAPWLHWAELTLGKGGLCPRGSVQALATAFALRSWRPPGERIKSWGPEYILGAKRRGLRAALGSLPAAPATRAPPHSSGLRRPVTHSPGEAGDSPVMASPRREGESNESRAGHGSPGGCVCPGQLPPAPRAAPSRPARAPTPRTEEAAWAATALTFLLVLLTLATLCTRLHRNFRRGESIYWGPPADSQDTVAAVLKRRLQAAGPRRPKRSRRRPLLPPGPDPEGGGLGPDCVSSDSDSSSA, from the exons ATGGATCTCAAC GGCAGAAACATTACTTTCCTGTACCACCCCTGTGTCCACCCCTGGCTGAAACTCCAGTTTGCCCTTCTGGCCCGCGCCTGTGTACCCCGACCCAAACTGATCCCTCATGCGGGCCTCACTCAGCAACGG CCTCTCGTTCTGGCTGCATGGGGGACATCGCTTGAGATGGCCAGAGTAGAGCCAGCCTGGGCAGCCCAGTGgctgaagaagaggaggagaagggggaaaaggagagctTGGCCCCTCCCTTCCAATGCCCCCTGGCTTCACTGGGCAGAGCTCACCCTAGGCAAGGGTGGCCTGTGCCCAAGAGGGAGTGTGCAG GCCCTGGCTACAGCCTTTGCCCTGCGGAGCTGGCGCCCCCCTGGGGAAAGGATTAAGTCCTGGGGTCCAGAGTACATTCTTGGAGCCAAGAGGAGGGGACTTCGAGCTGCCCTTGGTTCTCTGCCCGCAGCCCCTGCTACCAGGGCCCCTCCGCACTCTTCAGGGCTCCGCAGGCCCGTCACACACAGCCCAGGGGAGGCCGGGGATAGCCCCGTGATGGCCAGTCCtcggagagagggagagagcaatGAGTCCCGAGCAGGCCATGGAAGCCCCGGGGGTTGCGTCTGCCCGGGGCAGCTCCCTCCGGCTCCCCGGGCAGCCCCTTCCCGGCCGGCCCGGGCTCCCACTCCACGCACAGAGGAGGCTGCGTGGGCAGCCACGGCTTTGACTTTCCTGCTGGTGCTTCTCACGCTGGCCACGCTCTGCACACGGCTGCACCGAAACTTCCGTCGAGGGGAGAGTATCTACTGGGGGCCGCCGGCGGACAGCCAGGACACGGTGGCAG CCGTGCTGAAGCGGAGACTGCAGGCCGCCGGCCCCCGAAGACCCAAGCGCTCCCGTCGGAGACCCCTTCTCCCGCCGGGCCCCGACCCGGAAGGAGGCGGCCTGGGCCCGGACTGCGTAAGCAGTGACAGTGACAGCTCCTCGGCCTGA